Proteins from a genomic interval of Sulfurospirillum oryzae:
- a CDS encoding acyl-CoA thioesterase, which translates to MLSTPFERHTLSMSVLMTPDKANFSGNVHGGDLLKLLDQVAYACASRYCGGYVVTMSVDQVIFKQSIPVGTLVTFLASVNYTGKTSMEVGIKVIAENIQKGIATHTNSCFFTMVAVDDKGRPTPVPTFVPESDVEKRRCHDAQRRRDIRLHGYNEIMPPKQG; encoded by the coding sequence ATGCTATCCACGCCTTTTGAGCGACACACATTAAGTATGTCTGTTTTAATGACACCCGATAAAGCCAATTTTTCTGGCAATGTTCATGGAGGAGATCTTTTAAAACTTCTCGATCAAGTAGCGTATGCGTGTGCATCACGCTATTGTGGTGGTTATGTTGTGACGATGTCCGTTGATCAAGTCATCTTTAAACAGTCAATCCCTGTTGGAACGCTGGTGACGTTTTTAGCGAGTGTTAATTATACGGGCAAAACATCGATGGAAGTTGGTATTAAAGTTATTGCAGAAAATATTCAAAAAGGGATAGCAACCCATACGAACAGCTGTTTTTTTACGATGGTTGCCGTTGATGACAAAGGAAGGCCCACACCTGTGCCAACCTTTGTACCAGAGAGCGATGTGGAAAAGAGGCGTTGCCATGACGCTCAAAGACGTCGTGACATTAGACTTCATGGTTACAATGAAATCATGCCTCCAAAACAGGGGTAA